From one Catenuloplanes nepalensis genomic stretch:
- a CDS encoding aminotransferase class V-fold PLP-dependent enzyme — MTHLASCSIAARSADLDHAMHTMLDDLSGRTPWPAFERRVEEARRRLAALIGADADQIALVPNVSTTAHQAASALSFRRRREVVVARAEFPGVAQALAAHRRRGAWLYWIGAPGRLLTPLEFLDGIGHRTALVSIPAVTYQNGQRLPIAEITAAARTAGATARRWETGTPPIPAIYAAVAGLRIIDDLNVADVRRHVTSLVDLAARQLAVHGERLRLAADDRARSAHLAVVDPEPQRLADGLATRRILIAPRGDIARIAFHAFNTGDDVAHVCALIRQYRRAIRPRQPRGGPA, encoded by the coding sequence ATGACGCACCTGGCCTCGTGCAGCATCGCCGCCCGGTCAGCAGACCTCGATCACGCCATGCACACCATGCTCGATGACCTCTCCGGCCGCACACCCTGGCCGGCGTTCGAGCGCCGCGTGGAGGAGGCACGCCGCCGACTCGCGGCCCTCATCGGCGCCGACGCCGACCAGATCGCCCTCGTACCGAACGTGTCGACCACCGCGCACCAGGCGGCGTCCGCGCTGAGCTTCCGGCGACGCCGCGAGGTGGTGGTGGCCCGGGCAGAGTTTCCCGGGGTCGCCCAGGCGCTGGCTGCGCACCGGCGCCGGGGCGCGTGGCTGTACTGGATCGGCGCCCCGGGGCGTCTCCTGACCCCGCTTGAGTTCCTGGATGGCATCGGGCATCGCACTGCGCTGGTATCGATTCCGGCTGTCACCTACCAGAACGGCCAGCGCCTACCCATCGCCGAGATCACCGCTGCGGCGCGGACGGCTGGCGCCACCGCACGACGGTGGGAGACCGGCACCCCACCCATTCCCGCCATCTACGCGGCCGTCGCAGGCCTCCGAATCATCGACGACCTGAACGTTGCCGACGTGCGCCGGCACGTCACCAGCCTGGTCGACCTCGCGGCCCGGCAGCTGGCTGTGCACGGCGAACGGCTCCGGCTCGCTGCTGACGATCGTGCGCGCAGCGCACACCTGGCCGTCGTCGACCCGGAACCTCAACGGCTCGCGGACGGGCTGGCCACACGCCGAATCCTGATCGCGCCCCGCGGCGACATCGCCCGCATTGCATTCCACGCCTTCAACACCGGTGACGACGTCGCGCACGTCTGCGCGCTCATCCGCCAATACCGGCGGGCCATCCGCCCACGCCAGCCCCGAGGAGGACCAGCATGA